GCACCGCTTCACCATAGGATTCGTAAAGTTCGTCTTCGGTCTGCAGTGGCGGCCGAGATAGCGCAATGCCAAACACGATCATGAAGAAGACCCCTCCGATGATCGCTGCTAATCCGAGTGTCTTCGAGACGAAGAATGCCCCGATAATGCAGATGGCGAGAATTCCAGCGACGATCAGTAGTATCGGTTTGCGCATGCGACGTACTCCTCTCGTCAATCGAGCGTAGAACGCTCGACACAAAGGCCGTTGAAGCTGCCAATTTGCAAATTGTAGTAGCGAGCACTATCCAAACCTTGTTCGCCGCCTGCCCTCATCACATGGTAGCTCTGGAATATCGTGGGATGACAAGACCGGAAGACCTCTGGAGCATGGGAGGCGGTGCTAGCGGTTGCAACCAAACTGAGAGCTTATGAGGTCTCTTGATCGTAGATACGCTGCAACGGGCGTCAACCATACGTCACGAGTGGGTTGTTAGACGACCTTACCCCGAAAAGCTAGCCCGAAAAGTCACTCCGAAAAGTCCTCCGGCTTGATGGATTTGAGGAAATCGCGAAACTCTCCTACGATCTCTTCTTGTTGGACGACCCCTCCTTCGGAATCGGCCTGCGTGTCATCAAAGACGGTTCCCTCGGCGTTCATCACTGCCTCATCGATATAAATGATTGCGTTACTGCGAATCGCGAGTGCGACAGAGTCCGAAGGCCGGGCGCTGATGCGGTGTTCGATGCCGTTGGCCATTAGTGAGATCTCGGCGTAATAGGTTCCATTACGCACTTCGGTAATCGCTACTTGCGTGATCTGGGCATCTAACTCTTCGAGGAAGAGGCAGGCGAGATCATGAGTCAGGGGCCGCGGGGGGTCAACATGAGCAATCGCCAGATCGATGGCATTGGCCTCTGGAACACCGATGAAGATCGGGACGACCCGAAATGGCGCTGACAACTCTTGCAACAAGAGCACCGGTGAATTCGAGCGAAGATCCACCTTAACGCCTGCAACCTCGACCTCTACCATCGCTCCCATTCTAGCGCTACCTCATCGTCGCAACGAAGGATCTCGTCAACTCGCCAGGCACCAATCCAGGAGAAATCATCAGGACTGGATCCATCGTCAACCCAGGCGATTAAGGACTGAGAGCCCAACTGCGGATGCCAAATCCTCAAGATGGGTCGTTATCCATGAGAACTGATTGAGCGCCATCACGACGCCAAAGGTCAACAGAATCATTGCAGACCCTACGGTCACGACACGGTTGTGCCGCTTCAAGAACTGGATGGCCCCCATGGCTCGAGTAAAGATGAGGCCTGTGGCCAAGAAAGGAATCGCAAGCCCGACGGAATAGGCCAACAACAAAAACATGCCTTTGAGCAGCAAGGATTGTGTTGCAGCAATCGCCAACACCGAGCCGAGAATCGGTCCAATACAGGGTGTCCACCCAAAGGCAAAGGCCATCCCTGCCACCGGCGCAGCGAACTTACCAAAGCGTTGCAGTTGCGGATGGAAGCGACGCTCCATGGCGAGTTGGGGTGCCGCGGTGAACTGGGTGAGGAGAAGAAACAGGGCCATGATAATGAGCACAACGCCACCGATGCGTTCAATTGCCACGTGATCACGCGCTAACTGCTGCCCAAGTGCCGACGCGGTAAGGCCAAGCGCCGTGAAGACGACCGTAAAGCCAGCCGCAAACAACAAGGTCGAGGTGGTGACCCTTCGGAGCTGGAGAAGGCTCCCCTGGGCGAGCTCAGTAGCGTCGAGGCCCGAAACCACCGAAAGGTAGGCTGGAACCAAGGGAAGAACGCATGGGGAGAGAAATGAGATCACTCCTCCACCGAAGGCGATCACGTAGCTCCCAGCAATTCCCACAACGCCAGTATAGGAGTCAATCGCGTGCAACCTTGAACCACCGCTAGCAATCTCTCATCATGGCGCTTTGGCACCGCGTTTGCGAGCCTGAGTGAGAGTCGGGAATCCGGTCTATCGCCCGATTCTCTGAGTTTGCCGGCAGTGGGCAGACTCACGTGTTGTCGTAGCTCGTGCCTTGACCTATCATGGTGATAACGAACGGAGGTGTGGTGGTGACGTTTCACTATCTTGGGCTGCTCACGGCATGGTCACTGAGTCCGTTTTCAGTCGCTGTACTCTTTGCGTTGGTGGCGCTGTGTGCCTGGTACCTCGATGGTGTGCTCAAAGTGCGTGCCAAGGGACGTACCTGGTCAAACGCTCGCGTCGCGGCCTTCCTCGGTGGTGCCTTGGCGATTGAATACGCCCTTGGCGGTCCGGTGTCGGTATATGTCATGCACTACTTCACCGCCCACATCGCCCAGCATCTGCTGTTGATGATCGTCGCGCCAGGGCTCCTCTCGCTGTCGGCACCCGTGACCCTTGCCTTACAAACCAGCAGGCCCCGGGCCCGGAAGCTCATCGACGGCTTCCTACATTCAAAGTTTCTCCAGGCAATCACCTTCCCCCTCGTTGTCTTCATACTTTATTACGGCGTAATGTGGTGGTTCTTCACCTCAACTGCTATCGGGTACGCGATGGCACACATGTGGCTCATGGACATCTTGAACCTCCTGTTCTTCGCCGGTGGAGTGCTCTTCTGGTGGCCATTGATCGGCAAGGACACAATCTTGCACTGGAAGCTCGGCTATGGAGGTAGGGTCCTTTCGCTCGCCATCGGGATACCCTTTGAGACCTTCTTGGGAATCACGATCAGCTCCAACAAGGTATCACTGGCTCCTGCGATTTACTCGCTTGGCGACTGGCATGCTGGAGGTCAGGTGCTTTGGGGGGCTGGCGAAGCGATGACGACCATTGGGCTCGCCATCGTCATCGGCAGCTGGATCGCCTCCGAAGATCGCGCACACCGGCGCATGAACGCAAGCCGCGATGCCTTTCCACTGTCAACGCGTGGTGAAGGAATGCCAAAGGAGTATTACTGGGCCCAACAGATTATCGCCCGCACTCCCGTTGACTCTCCTGTGCATCAGGAGGCGCTGGTGGTCTTGGCCCAGATCGCTCGCGAGCAGCACCAGGATGCTCTCTCGGGTACGAACGGAGCCGCGCAACCGGGGACCGAAGTCGACAATGTTACCGCCACCACCCAGGTTGGGCCGCTCGATTAGTCAGTTCGCGCATCTCCAGTGGCGCGGGGGTGCGCCGCGTTATAGACCTTGACGAGATGGGCGGTGGAGACTTTGGTGTAAATCTCAGTCGTGGCGATCGAAGCGTGCCCAAGCAGCTCTTGAACTACTCGCAGGTCAGCTCCAGCCTCTACGAGATGCGTTGCACACGAATGACGGAGGGTATGTGGTGAAAAACGCCGGCCGAGCCCAACGACTTCAGCCCGTTGCTTTAATGCGAACCAGGCACCTTGGCGTGTCAACCTGGTCCCCTTGGCATTCACAAAGACGGCTCGCTCGAGCGGATGATGGCGAGTGAGGTAATGGCGTGGCTCGCCCATGTAACGTTCGATGGACTCGGCTGCCACCGGCGGAATCGGCACCAGCCGCTCCTTGGCGCCTTTCCCGGTGACCGTCAGCCAGAACGAGACCGTGCGAAGGTCCTCAAGGTCCAGACTCACCAGCTCGGAAATTCGCATGCCGGAGGCGTACAGAAGCTCGAGCATCGCGCGATCGCGCGCGCCAATCGCATTCGTCGGCTGGGTGGACTCAAGTAGGAGTACCGTCTCTGCTACCGATAACGCCTTAGGAAGTGTTGGCACGACAGCGTGGAGTCGAATGCCCTCGGTGGGGTCCTGATCGAGGTGCTCGGCGCTGACGAGATAGCCATAGAACCCCCGAATCGCTGAGCCAGACCGCGCGGCACTCCGAGGAGAGGTCGCTCGACGATACGACTGAAGATAGGCATCGATATCTGAGCGATTTGCGGAGGTCAGCTCCCGACCGGTTCGGCGCAGGTATCTCTCGAGCGCCAGCAAGTCACGACGATACGCGGCAATGGTCAACTCGCTGTGCTCATGAACGGCGGCGAGAAACACAAGATACTCATCGACCAGCGGGGAGCTAAGGTCCTCGGGGGTTGGCTCAACCGACTCGCTCACGGACCTCCGGAGCGTCAGGGTAGCTGGTGGCATCGGCTGGGTGTTGAGCCAAGTACGTCTTTGCCATTAGGAGCCCAACGATCGACTTGGCGTCGGTGAGGGATGCAAGGGTTGAAAACTCGCCTAAACCCCCGATATCGAAGGTACGTACCTGCATGTCAGCCTCCTCCAGGGACTGGGGAGCACTCTCGACTACCGAAAGGCCGAGG
This is a stretch of genomic DNA from Ferrimicrobium sp.. It encodes these proteins:
- a CDS encoding DUF308 domain-containing protein, with translation MRKPILLIVAGILAICIIGAFFVSKTLGLAAIIGGVFFMIVFGIALSRPPLQTEDELYESYGEAVPDSQSNDNASHTEQHTRSEYPRQEQSSNQGHDEGGRSDE
- a CDS encoding cytochrome c oxidase assembly protein; the encoded protein is MTFHYLGLLTAWSLSPFSVAVLFALVALCAWYLDGVLKVRAKGRTWSNARVAAFLGGALAIEYALGGPVSVYVMHYFTAHIAQHLLLMIVAPGLLSLSAPVTLALQTSRPRARKLIDGFLHSKFLQAITFPLVVFILYYGVMWWFFTSTAIGYAMAHMWLMDILNLLFFAGGVLFWWPLIGKDTILHWKLGYGGRVLSLAIGIPFETFLGITISSNKVSLAPAIYSLGDWHAGGQVLWGAGEAMTTIGLAIVIGSWIASEDRAHRRMNASRDAFPLSTRGEGMPKEYYWAQQIIARTPVDSPVHQEALVVLAQIAREQHQDALSGTNGAAQPGTEVDNVTATTQVGPLD
- a CDS encoding bifunctional nuclease family protein; the encoded protein is MVEVEVAGVKVDLRSNSPVLLLQELSAPFRVVPIFIGVPEANAIDLAIAHVDPPRPLTHDLACLFLEELDAQITQVAITEVRNGTYYAEISLMANGIEHRISARPSDSVALAIRSNAIIYIDEAVMNAEGTVFDDTQADSEGGVVQQEEIVGEFRDFLKSIKPEDFSE
- a CDS encoding tyrosine recombinase, whose translation is MSESVEPTPEDLSSPLVDEYLVFLAAVHEHSELTIAAYRRDLLALERYLRRTGRELTSANRSDIDAYLQSYRRATSPRSAARSGSAIRGFYGYLVSAEHLDQDPTEGIRLHAVVPTLPKALSVAETVLLLESTQPTNAIGARDRAMLELLYASGMRISELVSLDLEDLRTVSFWLTVTGKGAKERLVPIPPVAAESIERYMGEPRHYLTRHHPLERAVFVNAKGTRLTRQGAWFALKQRAEVVGLGRRFSPHTLRHSCATHLVEAGADLRVVQELLGHASIATTEIYTKVSTAHLVKVYNAAHPRATGDARTD
- a CDS encoding cytochrome c biogenesis protein CcdA, which produces MHAIDSYTGVVGIAGSYVIAFGGGVISFLSPCVLPLVPAYLSVVSGLDATELAQGSLLQLRRVTTSTLLFAAGFTVVFTALGLTASALGQQLARDHVAIERIGGVVLIIMALFLLLTQFTAAPQLAMERRFHPQLQRFGKFAAPVAGMAFAFGWTPCIGPILGSVLAIAATQSLLLKGMFLLLAYSVGLAIPFLATGLIFTRAMGAIQFLKRHNRVVTVGSAMILLTFGVVMALNQFSWITTHLEDLASAVGLSVLNRLG